TTTGCAAGCACAGGGGTGAAGGGGTAGTCACCGAGCCCACCCAGCCCCGGGAGGCCTACTGCTCTCTGCCTGCCGCAAGATGGAAAACCCATCAGCTATGGCaagttttttcttccctgctaaaagtaaataaatggaACAGAAGTAGCCCTGATCAGTCTTGCATGCAAGTAATTTCTTGAAACCAGTTTTGGGCTTGAAATCCAAGCCCAGTTTAGATATCAGCAAAAGCAGTCACACATCCAAGGATCCCAGGAACCTCATCCTTTAGAAAAGTATCGATTTCAATGTGTGTGTTATATGACTTACAGTACCTTGTCCCAGGGAAGGCTCTTGGGGTTTAGGATATGAGAGTGGGCAAGGATTTGAGGAGAGATTAGGAATATGGTGAGGAAATGGATAACAATGGTGTCACATCATGAGCAGAGCAAATCTGTGACATGGGCTGTCAAGATAGGAgaaacacaaattttttttgATGACTAATTTATATTTTGCATCTGAATCTTGTGAAAACCAGACCAGATGAAACCTTGATTATATGTTGTAAAGGAGTACAGATCATGCAACACATGCTTTGTTTGTGACTGTTTATTTGCCTGGAGAAGAACAACTCCATGGATTGTGTGCATCCACACTCTATCTGTGTTTATTTCCAGGAGGACTCTGAGCTTTCCACGCATAGAATAGCTGATGTCTGTGCCAGAAAATAGTCCTTTCTTGGGGAGTCTTGGTCAATTGGGCAAGTCTTGGGCAAGTCTTAGTCAAGCTCCAGCTCTGGAGATATTCTCTAGCAGGGTCACTTGCTTCTTCACCCCAGCCATCTTAGCAGAGCACATCAGCCTGAACAATGTCACAAATGAGGTGTCCAACCTTCTTGAGGAGggttgtgtttgtgtgttttatttcacatgTGTTGTTACAGCCAAGAAACCCCTCAGGCTCCCTCAGACTGTACCTGAGCAAAACTTTGCTTACAGCATCTATGTTCAAAGCAGCTTCCCCTATTACGGTCCAGCTTCCCCAAACCACTGGTATCTTTGCAGCCTGGAAGTATTAGTGGACATATGATGAAGAAGATGTTTCTGTCCAAGACACACCTACACATGTGTTGGCAGAAGAGCCAATTCACATGGGGAAAAGGGGAGGGACAGGTGGATATTGAAGGAGGGGTCCATACTGGCCTTCATAGCCTTACCCAGCAATGGGCAGGTCAGCAATGCTGAATACAGCAAAACTCAGGGCCCCTTCCTACCTTTTCCTCCTCAGAGGTCACTCTTACCCAGTCAGAGCTCTGGCCCTGGCCTGGTGAGGTGGGATAATCTGCTTCTTCTAATCTGATTGCACCTGTGACAGCTGGGGACGTGGGAGGTGATCAAAGCTGCATGGCCTTCTATTCCTTGCCTAACACCCACACCACCGGAAAACCCAGTTGAAGACGAAAGCCTAAGATagctgagaaaacaaacattcaaAAGAGACTTGCAGGATGCCAATGCATGGGGAGAGCCTGTAATACCAGCCATATTCTTCAGCTGTATCTATAGTCCCCATGACCTTGCACTTTCTTTGCAAAATAGGACAGGAATGAGGACACAGCTTGTGATATCCAATACCTGGAGAACTTCTAAGCTGACTTGGAtttgaaaacacattaaaattgGTCAGTAAACTATTCTTGAAATTTCATGCCAgactctgcttttattttctctgctcagAAGGTTTCAATGCAGTGTTAATGCACACTGGTTTTACTGGGAATTAGACTGTCAGCTTTAGCACAGCATATGGCATTTTGTTGTACCAACAATTAGGTATTTACAGGCATGCGATTTTATGCCTATGGCTAGCTTCTGCCAAGCAGTAAGGGTTTGTAAATATGGTGCAGAATTCCTATAAACAAGGAGCTTAGGTGGAATAGCGGAACATTGGAAGGTTGTATTCAAGTTTGATAGCACCTTGAAGATTTGTAATTTCTCCTTGTTCGTTCCATCTTGGAGGTGTACAGCAATGCACTACCTCCAACCATTCCCTACAGTGTGTCCCATCCAAAATAGCTTTTCCATTCTCTTTATGGAATTAAATTAGCACTGTTACAATTCCTCCTTCAGGATGTTAAAGAATATATAAGGAACCTGGTTTTGATCTCCAGCTGACAGAGACACACAGTTCTATACTTCCAGTATAAGAGATATCTGTTCCAGTCCCCTATCTGCTTCTTTGTCGAGTGCTCTGTTGCAGTGCCCATGAAACctctgattatttaaaatagttaaaaatagCTATGGGTTAAGGGCACTTGAACCTTTTTGTATTCTTCAAAGATTAATTTAGAAAACCTGACAGGGTTCATCATTCTGTTCCTGATCAGTATAATCTACATCGGTGGCAGTAGATACCAGCTAGACCAAGCGAAGATGACTACTCACAAATAAtctgttgaaataaaaatatattaatcaaAAGGTTTGGACACCATTCAGtgatgttttgtattttaagtgaATTAATGAGCTATAATTATTAGTGATCTCGGAGACAGTGATCAGAGAAAGCATTTTGCATAATGCAAAGAGTATAACACAAATGGAAGTACTGTCTGTCTCAGACAATCAGACAAGGTCCCTTTTGTTATAATTAAATGTTATCACCTTCCTTGTTTCTTAAAGTGTACTTTGCACTTTGTACTTTAAAGTCCTCATGCCACCACCCCATCACAATTTATGGTATGGTCACATCTGCCATAGCAGTGGaggttttgaaaatgttttacctGACTTTTAACAGATGGATGTTAATGGgatatttatttacagaataaaattaaatcgAAGCTGAATCTTAATGCACAATTTACATAATCAGCTTTGTTCTGAGCTGGTGAGCTGTTTTTCCCAGCACTTGGGACCCTTCAGTCACAGCTGCATCAAAGAAACAGCCACTGAGAATGGAGATTAAACAATTTCCTAAAGCTAGAAGTCTTGATGAGAATCTATTATTCCATATTAGAATCCCATAGTTTCTCCAGACACTGCCGTAAGATCAAAGATTTATGTTAGAGCTTTGGCATAGTACACGATCAAAAGGAAGATGTTAAATTTgcatttagaaaacatttctgtcaattatgtttttctgaaaatttgaaAGTTCTGCCATTTTACCTTCTgcacccaaaacaacaacaacaaaaaaccctattAACCCAGAGGCATAGAAAAGCTGAAGAGGTACCATGTATAAATTTACAATGAGTTTGGTAAGACTTGGTTGTGCTATTTGTGCGATCTATGATCCTCCGTCCTGCTGATGCTCAGCTCAGCTGGAATTTTGCCACAGGCTTCAAGGAGTGCAGGACAGAATTCTCAGATGTAATGCTGAAAATCTGTTTGCTGGATAAATCCCTGACTCCGAGGCTGGGTGAACGGCTGTGAGCCGCCGGGATCAGGCTAGGGAGCTGATATCAGGCTCAGAAAAtgagcttttcctttttgcctgcAAGAAGAGAGAGACAAGTGACCTCTGCCAAGTCACTTACGgctcccccacctccctttCCTTTGGTATCCTTTGGGGTGCTGCCTGGGCAAATGCATTAAGGGATGTGTGATCATCACTCAGGCCTGGGCTCTTCCCACCTAACCTTAGTCACTCCAGACTCTCTGCAGCCCGCAGGGAAAGACCTGCATCCCTGGAGAGGGTCTCTCTGGCAAGCCTGCCTTCCTCCATCAGTTCCAGAAGCCACCTTAGGTGGCCATGGGTCTCAATTACTGCTTCCATTTAAGTGCCTCCACCTAGGGGGGATGAATACTACTTTGGAAGATGTGGTAGTGTTTTAAAGCTGTCTGCTTTAAAACCAGCCAACAGCCTCCGTAGGAAACCATTTCTTCATGCACCTTATCTTGAAGAGTTGCTCCCCCTGCTTCTTTGCACCTCATTGCATGAATATTGTGAGTAGTCTGCTCTCAAACTGGAACGTCAAAATAGGAAGATGACCAGTCCTGTTTCAGCACAAAGGCTGAGTGAATGGCTTCTACCATatcctgcttttaaaagtacACTTATGGCTAATTCTGTGCTGAACTGGAACTGACACTGGGAAAACAAGACTGTGCTGCTGAGAACCCCAGAAAAACAGCCTGCACCACCATGGAGGGCATCGGGTTTGGCCAGTGCCATATCCCCAGCATCATGAAGTCACAAGCAAACTCTGGGAAAAGTGTTTTCAGCAGTTGACAGCAGCAAGCCAGTGCTCAAGGAACttcaaaacactttgaaaaaaatcctaaattgCAGTTTAGGGACAGGAGGATGTGGTGGGGCTGCTAAGACAAGTGCAAAAGGCCAGGGTGGGAGTTATATgaagacagaacaaaaccagctgTATTAGACTGACTAATAAGAACTGAGAACAGGAAAGTCAACATTTGCACAGAGCCCAGCTACAGGCAATAATCCAATTTACAGGGAAGCAAGAGGCTGATGGTGACCTTGCCAAAAATGCAGCTTTCCAAAAATAGTACTGGCAAATGAGTAGTGCAAAAATAAGGAGATAATCAGTAACAAtaaggagagagacagaaagttCGTCTCTCTGCAAAAGGTAAATTATGCACTATAAGAATGACATCCATCTATTTCAAACCAGAATAGCTATCAGTTTCCAGGGACTTATAAATCAGTGAGcaggccaggaaaaaaaattaagctcaCCCCATTTTTTCCCAAACTTGCCTGAATGGTATGATAATTAATAAGTTGTTCCTGTAAATACCTACTGCTGCATTTTTCCTCCATTCGTACTTTAAATAGGCTGCAAAAGCTGTGAGCCCAGCCCTTCTCACCAGCACCAACTCTGGATGGAGACCTGTAGGATACTGGGATGGCTCCCACCGAAGTGGTTAATGCCGTTCACTGGGACCATGGAGCAAAGCAGACAATAGGCAGTGCTTAGGACTGTCCCCGTGTAGTCCTGTGGCACTCTGTAGGCAACTCAGTCAAATTTCACCATCTGTGCCCTCAACATAGAGTAACAGATTGAGCAATGTTTATGTAGACTGAGCAATACTTGTGATCATCTACCTTTCTCACATCACCCAGAAGTGATCCTCCACTGTTGTCACCAGCTCTGCCTAGTTTGCAACCAGATAAGCACAGACTTGATATTTGGTACCTTCTGCAGTTATGAGAGTTTGCTTATCACACAGTCCTCTGCAAGATTAAGTGCTGGGCAGTCATTATGGACATCGTTATCTCAGCACATGACAGGCTTGAGAAACCTTTAAGGCATGAGTCAATTGAACTTCTCTATGAGAGATGCCAAAAAAACATACACCAGGAATAGACTTTTTATAACCATGAAGATCAAACACCCAAAGCAGCAATCAAAGCACGAAGGGCTCACAAAACCTAATTCACTCCGGGAACATCATTAGCATTCGGGAGAAGCAGCGTGTTCCCCTGAGGATCTTACATGTGTTCCTGACAGTTAAGTTCTGCCCAGACTAACTCAATTTTGTTCACAAAGTAATAATTTCCCCACAAAATGGAGAGATCTGAGTCAGCTGCTTAATGAGGGCAtcccacagaaagcaaagcGAGGGACTGGGACTGGCAGCACACGGTCCCAAGCTTGTGCCACTTCACCACCTGGTGAAGCACCTCCTCTACTCGGTACTGCCAAGCTCCTCACTCAGAGAGCAGGATATGTCCCCTCTAACTCAGAGGGCTCCAAACTGAATGTCCACATTGGAGCTAATTGCTTCCAAAGCAATTATAGAGGCAACAGAGGGAAGCAAGTGACTCCAGTTGGTGACTCAGACCATCCTAAAACAGATGTCCAAGAGAGGCCAGATAAATCACAGCCTGAGGGCACCCATTTTTTCTTACAGGCTAGAGAGGAAGCCCAGGGTGAAAAGCTGAGTTCTGGATGTCCTTTCCTGGACATCTGATGTTAGGTGAGATGGTTCTCCCTAGTGGAAAGCTGCATGTCCATGAGTCTTTCCTGCCCATGTACAGGGACATGGTAGGAGACAGTGTCCTGACCACTGGCAAATAAGTGGTCTATTTCTTCTAACAGGACACAAGTCACTTTGTTAAAATGCAAAGACATGACCAAAACTTGTCACTACCACTACTCCCCTTCAGTGCTCAGCATTAGGGTGTCCGTAGACTCCCTTCTGCATCTTAACATATATTACATTGAAACACAGCGAGGAAGACAGCTAGGAGAAAAGGAGTGTGTCTGAAGGTACAGAAGCATGAACACGTTCCCAAGCACAGGGCTGAGGTATTTATCTATATATAGTTGTAATCCTGTCATTAAGCAGGAGCAACTTGCTGTCTGCACATCCTTCTATTAATGGCCATTGCTCCAGGCCCTCTTCTTCCCACCTGGTCCTTACACACACAGCCCCGCTCCCCCTGCATCACTGAGAGCCAGACCTTTACCTTCAACCATGAGAAAAGATTTGCCTCAGCATCTTGAAGCTctaacagcagaagaaaatgcccCTTACTTTAAGCCTCCGGAGTAAACAGTCATTGCTGGTATTTGGACTGGTGCTGTCTGAATAAAATACAGGGTGAAAGATAATTCATCCTTTAGGTAATTTGGTGCCAAATCACTTAGAGACCTGTAAACTAGAGTGACAAGCTGCTTCTTCGGTCCTGTTGCAGACGTAAACCTTACCCTAACCTTCCCTTTGCTTTACAATAATGCTCCTACAATTGCTCTGCAGAAGTCTCATTGTGCCTGTCTTGTTATATTACTTAAAGACTCTCCCCTATTCTGCCTGAAAGATTGCGACAAATTGCACTGCATCAGGGATGTCCAAGACAGAcaggaaaatgcatttccagACACTCTGGCCACACAATTGAGACCAGACCTTTTAAACATGATCATATCAACAGGCTCTCCATCTTCTGTGTCAGCCGGTCACTTGACACTGGTGTGTCCATTCATAGTGTGAGCAGATACACATCCCAGTACCAGCTTAAGTCATGGAACAGCCACCAAAATGCTGCATTTGGCAACCTACTTGCTTGGAGAAAGCTGAAAACCTGCCTTGTCTGACTGTTTAAGAAATCAAGAGGGACCTCACTGCTCTGTGCAGGAGATGTGGCCCTGTTGCCTGCTCTGGTCACTCCTGTGGCCCCACCATGACGtctgcctgggaggaggagtCCTCCTTTATTCATCAACGCTTTGTAGCAGAGGGCTGTGAATATGCTTTTGGACTATGAGCTGAGACTCACATTTCTCACTGTAGTCTTCTTGTCCACCCCTCCCAGGCTACAGTTGCATGTGACAGTTCAGCGATGGTGCAGAAACAGGCAGTTTTCCCCACCTGAGCACCCACATGAGTGTGAcacccctttcctttctctccccctccGTCACAAGGGAGGGCACACCCCTgacatctttcattttctctgggGCTATTTCCCTGAGGCAGGGCCCAAATTTTTGAGCTGTCAGTCAGTGGGCCAGTTCTGTGGAGAGCAGCTTAAGGGTGAACTGCAGGTGTCCCATCAGCTGGTCCGTCTGCAAGACAGTATGGTGGCTGCTAGGCTGTGCAagacacagaagcaaagctgaagaaagcacATGGTGAGGGGACTGCTGAGCCAATATCAGTTAtcaacagtttaaaacaaaGGAGGGAAATCATCAGACATTCAAACAAAAAGGTGCTGAgaggacaagatgtaaaaatcctaagagaagcagcagcagggacaagGCACAGAGGAGGTCTGCCCTTCCCCACCTGCCTGCAATGGTCTGGCCAACGGGGCCCACTGGGTGATAGGACAGGACTGGTGAGGGTATCAGGGCGTAGCATTGCAGAATGATTACCCCAGCCCAGTCCGCAGTATGCGACAGTAAGTTATTGTGGTGATCCTGCTTTCAAGTCTCCTAGTCCAATGGAAGATTGCAGAAAGAGAGCTCAGACTCACAAAGCTGCCCAAGGACTTCTGATGCACAGGGGCAGGGTGCCGCCCTTTCCCTTGCCCTGTGGTACGACCAGAAATATCAGTGCTCCTCCAGGCTAGAGAGCTGTTAGCTCCATAAACAGGATTGTTTGCAGACAAAGACATGCTTAATTCCTGGCCACAAACAAGATCTGGTCCAAAAAGGCCACCAAAGTCAACaggtattttccttttagcagTAAGCTATAAGATGCTAAGCAATCTTTCCTATACACACCGCATCCTAAAAGTGTTATTTATCAGCAAATAATAATCTCACTTGAAATCAGTAGAATTATTCAAGTGTACCAAAACAAGGCCTTTTGAGAAGAATTAAGCTTAATTAAGATACAAAATTATGAAGGTAATTTACAAATAACCAAGGCGGAAGGGGATGTGCTGTTCTGGTGGGTGACGTTTGCTTTATGGTCCTGTTACTCTGAGGCAGGAGACGGATTCTCTTCTGAGGAAGAGCTTTAAACAAGGGAAAGAGACAACAATTTAAGTGGGAATGTGGGactgggaaaaggaaacagcaagaatatatatatatggcaCATATAGTGTGTTTTTCTAtgccccattttctttcatggGCCTCTCTCCTCTGTGAGGCTACATTTTCCATAATCCGCTGCTTATCCTAGATGAAAGAGGGAAGGCTGGTACGTGGCAGAAGACACAGTTCAGCCATTGAGCTTGGCCAGCCATAAGAAAAAAGAGGCCACTGGGGATCCAAATTCAGGTCATGGTTGGGATCCTCATTTTCAGGAAATGCCCATCCTTCTGAAAAGTATGGCCAACATAAGCGTCAAATTAAGTGTGAAGAGCATGAATTGTCTCTTGAAAATCTAGGTCTTATTATCagaaactttggaaaaaaacgTTTTCTTGACAATAAGCAATTTCATGACAGTCACCCACACTGTGTAATCAGAGTGTGAAATACAGCTAAGTAATGAAAGAAAGTTTCAGAATAACACAATGTCTGCCAGATGTCTTCAGGCTCTGCTGGGATTTTATTAGATTCCCTGAAACAAAGAGAGAAGCTTTCCAGGAAATTGAACTAGTAGGTCTTAGCACCAAGCTTCACATCTCTCCAAGCTGATACTCAGTTGCCAGCTTCTGTCCTGCTTCTTCATACACTGGGGAAGTGATGGCAATGAGCTCCTTCTCCAGCATTTCCATTTGAGCTGTAATGTCTGACACAGTATTTTTCACAGCATTCAGCTGCAGCTTCAGTTTATTGTAATCTTCTTGGAAGGTTCTGTTCACATCATAGAGAATGTGACAGCCCTGTTTCTCCCCAAGTAGATGATTCACTTTCAGGAAGACATGGAGCAGTTCATATAAGTTCTGGAGAGCCCGGAGGATTTCATACTCACCATGTGTGCTTGGGGCAGACTCAGCCTCATTCTGGGTTGGAGTAGTAGTCTTCTTTTTAGCTTCACGTTCttgctggggagctgggccAGGGTTTCCTTCTTCCACAGCTGTGATGACATCTTCTGATCTGATGTCTGTCTGACCTTCTGTGATGTCCTTCTGATCTGAGCTAGCATCTTTGCTCTCTTCATGGACTGTGATGGCTTTTTGGCCTTTCCAGGTGATGGGGATTGTTATATTTTCCTGCTGGAAATCCTCTAAGACTCTATTATCTTCCTGGACTGCCTGGAGACCCTTGTTGCCTGGGCTGACCTGAAAGCCTATCTTCCTCTCTTGGAAGAATGGTAATggcttattttccttctggagtCTTTGCTGAATGACATCAGTGTAAATAATCTGGACAGCTTTGCTCTGTGACTGGAGAGATTGTAGAGccttgttttcttcccagagCATCCTGTTTTCCATCCGGAGGACTTGGTTTTCCTCCCAGAGTGCTCTGTTCTCCTCCCAGATGCTCCACTTATTCTGTGCTTTCTTGCCAAAGTATTTATGGTGGGAAGCAAAGGGTGGCTGGCAGTAGATCTCATTCACCCATTTACCATCAATATAGACAAACATCTTACCCCTCAGTTTCATCCGCGGGACGATACATTCTATCTCAGGCTCTGTACGCTGCATGCTCTGGTTCGTCAGATCAAAAGCAGACATGGCCTTTCTTTAGTAAATTGAGGAGGACTGTGTGAAAGTCTTCCAAGACTTCTGCAAGAGCCACTGTCTGCTTGCAAGAGGTAGGTGACACAGCGGGACTGGAGAAGCTTGGTAAGGACTGAAAGGACAGGAAATACAAATGCACAGAGTTACCGCCAAAATTCAAGGCCAGAATTAAAGTACCTTGGACGACAGGATCAAGCAAATAAGTCATTTCCCACAGTCAACCGTGTTGCCCCTTTGACTCTGAAAGGTAAGGGATACACCAGAAACATAGTTTGTAGAAGCTGAGAAAATTGGCATTGGTAgacaaagcagctctgtggcagcACCACAAGCTTTGGTATAAAAACCTGGGCTGTCCTTTTATATCTCTACCTCATTTTTACAGACATGTAAGGGAGTAAAATGTACGAATACCTTGTGCCTCAGAATAGCCTGTTCCCAGATAACTGACAGACAAATGAATTAAACATTGTATTAAACATTGCTATGGGACTGAAACCAACTTTTCAAAATAGAACATCTTTGAAGGATCACAGTGAAAAACTGGCTTCAAGACCAGCTTTTTCTTGTTGATGCTCAGTAGTCTGTTTTAACAGGATGCCACAAAAACGCAATGGCAGTTGTGCTTTTTGATGTTAAAATCCACAGAACTGTGAACAGGAAGGGCAGTGAGTGATACAATATGCACAAATAATTCAAACTCCAAATCACAGCCCTGGGACATCGGGACCAGGAGAACTCTGCTGCtctttgcatgtttttctgaCAAGTTCCCACCACCACGGTCCCAAAACTGTCACAACCCATAGATAACTCTCCAtgtttccttctcatttctccCATCACTCTTTTCTTAATATCCTTTGATAGCTCCAttacttttcttgctttctagCCTTGCAATAGTGATTGCTCATCTCTTTCCTACAGTCTGTCTGCCTCTTTTTCACATAGTCAAAAAACTCATCTCTTTAAAATCCATATTGCAGGGCTGTACCTCCAACACTTCTCATTTCGGTCAGAGAAACCTCAGATTTTCCTGCTCAACactcttctccccttccctctgcctaAAATGTTGCAGCTTAAATCACCTTCTAGTCATGAGTAAACTTGGCCAAAGGAAGGATTTCagtctttttagaaaaaaaaaaaaaaaaaattgttttttgccaaagaaaatcttattttctgcagtttttagCAAAGTCAAATTTGTGTGATTTTTCACTGCGAAGTGATTTGAACTGAGGCTGAAGTAGTTTTTACAACCAAATTGTTGAAATTTTTAGGGGTTTTGTGCAGTGTTTCTAACAGCACAAATGTGCCTTTTTctagacacaaaaaaaaaaaaaaaaaagaaaaagaaaaaaaaagaagctggcTGTACAATTTCACCCAGGTCTACCCCCCTCCCCCAGTGAGCTCCCCCAGCTGTTCTCCTGTCCCTTGGGAAACCCAGTTCTGCTTTTCCATGGGTGGAGGAGTTTCACTTTCATGAATTTTGCCCCTGTGTCTCTGCCCCAAGCATTAGGCATGGGGTGACAGCCATGCACAACCTGCTCGTAccctccagctctgccatcACATTGTGCACCCCCTGCCCTATTTTTGCCCTCTCCTTTCCAAAACCTGCTGCTCCCCCTTTCCCTGCCGTCTCCACCATGCAGTACTGCATCCCCGGGCTCCTCTAGGTTACTTCTGAGAGTCAATATCCATAGATGCTTCCTGCACCCCCTTCCCAAGCTTGTCCAAAAGCTCAGAGAATTATTGGTTGAATTTAAAAGCCAAAATCCCTTAATGCAGGAGGGAGCAATTGCAATATAGGTCTGTTTGCAGTAACACTTGATTTTATTGCAATAGGGCCTCCATGTGACTTTCACGGTTGCCTTCTACATCGCCAGCTGGTTTATCTCACATCGTTCCTCTGCTAAAAGGGATTTCCCCTAAAACTCCCAGTTTTGGCAGTTTTTGTTTCCACTTATGCCGTGTTCAGGGCCATATATCATGCCTTCCTTTGCACCCTCTCCCCCACAGTCTTTCCAACCCATCCTGTCACCCCGGGATGGCCAGTCTCATTTCCACCGACAGCCCCAAGATGGGGAGGTAAATCAGCCACGGTGTGGAACAGACCCCTAAATGTCtagaggagaagcagaaaacatcCAGCATCATAAGCCCAGACCCTTTTGCCCCTGCATATCATGGGCAAGCAGCTAGAGTTGTTAAAGTCACTTACATTTAAAGTGTTTAGATGGCATGTTTTCAGGATAAACAGAAATGTATAATATATACA
The Phalacrocorax aristotelis chromosome 1, bGulAri2.1, whole genome shotgun sequence DNA segment above includes these coding regions:
- the CBY2 gene encoding protein chibby homolog 2 gives rise to the protein MSAFDLTNQSMQRTEPEIECIVPRMKLRGKMFVYIDGKWVNEIYCQPPFASHHKYFGKKAQNKWSIWEENRALWEENQVLRMENRMLWEENKALQSLQSQSKAVQIIYTDVIQQRLQKENKPLPFFQERKIGFQVSPGNKGLQAVQEDNRVLEDFQQENITIPITWKGQKAITVHEESKDASSDQKDITEGQTDIRSEDVITAVEEGNPGPAPQQEREAKKKTTTPTQNEAESAPSTHGEYEILRALQNLYELLHVFLKVNHLLGEKQGCHILYDVNRTFQEDYNKLKLQLNAVKNTVSDITAQMEMLEKELIAITSPVYEEAGQKLATEYQLGEM